A genome region from Microbacterium sp. CGR2 includes the following:
- a CDS encoding membrane protein insertase YidC, translating into MDPFAFPPFAALLDAAYGALLGLSDLLEPLAEASAAALAVVLVTLLVRALLIPVGISQARAEQTRARLAPRLRELQRRYKKNPERLQKETLALYRDENTSPFAGMLPVLAQAPVLGILYTLFIRPDIAGHANELLTQELFGAPLGTSLVSAVFGGTADLATLAVFGALLAVIIAVAEVTRRVFRPAPVEGDDSPLSSPAMLRAMSALHYLTAVFAVFVPLAAALYLTVTVIWTLVQRVILRRRFPLPTPVRA; encoded by the coding sequence ATGGACCCCTTTGCCTTTCCCCCTTTCGCCGCGCTCCTCGATGCCGCCTACGGTGCGCTGCTCGGCCTCTCCGACCTTCTCGAACCTCTCGCCGAAGCATCCGCTGCCGCCCTCGCCGTGGTGCTGGTGACGCTGCTGGTGCGGGCTCTCCTCATCCCCGTCGGCATCTCGCAGGCCAGGGCGGAGCAGACCAGAGCGCGCCTCGCGCCGCGGCTGCGCGAACTTCAACGCCGCTACAAGAAGAACCCGGAGCGCCTGCAGAAGGAGACTCTCGCGCTGTACCGCGACGAGAACACGTCGCCGTTCGCCGGGATGCTGCCGGTGCTGGCGCAGGCCCCGGTGCTGGGCATCCTCTACACGCTGTTCATCCGGCCCGACATCGCCGGTCACGCGAACGAGCTGCTGACGCAGGAGCTGTTCGGCGCACCTCTGGGAACGAGCCTGGTCTCGGCGGTGTTCGGCGGAACGGCCGATCTCGCCACCCTCGCCGTCTTCGGCGCGCTCCTCGCCGTGATCATCGCCGTCGCCGAGGTGACGCGCCGGGTGTTCCGCCCTGCGCCGGTCGAGGGTGACGATTCGCCGCTGAGCTCTCCCGCGATGCTGCGAGCCATGTCGGCCCTGCACTACCTGACCGCGGTGTTCGCGGTGTTCGTTCCGCTCGCCGCCGCGCTGTACCTCACCGTGACGGTCATCTGGACGCTGGTGCAGCGGGTCATCCTGCGGCGACGGTTCCCGCTTCCCACGCCCGTCCGGGCGTGA
- a CDS encoding DUF6412 domain-containing protein, with product MSEWFGQVMSFVATALGLVAMPDAAALGVAIALLAVTALTLAVVLSVRQVPRADEPHPLRAIDVGALLTQSDPDAAGHPRPRAPGVAAAA from the coding sequence ATGAGCGAGTGGTTCGGGCAGGTGATGAGTTTCGTCGCGACCGCGCTCGGGCTCGTCGCGATGCCCGATGCCGCGGCCCTGGGTGTCGCGATCGCGCTCCTCGCCGTGACCGCTCTCACGCTCGCCGTCGTGCTGAGCGTGCGCCAGGTCCCCCGCGCCGATGAGCCACATCCGTTGCGCGCCATCGACGTCGGGGCGCTTCTCACTCAGAGCGATCCGGATGCCGCCGGGCATCCGCGTCCGCGGGCGCCGGGAGTCGCGGCCGCCGCGTAG